In Ramlibacter sp., the sequence CACTGTGCCTTGGCCTCGTCGCGCGTGATGCAGCAGTCCACCACGGTCCAGCCCTGGACCTTGCCGCCGCTGCCGGCCGGGTCGTCCAGCTCGTCGCGCAGCAGCCAGAGGTTGATGTGGTCCAGCGCAAACGGCAGCGCCATGCGGATCCAGCGCACGCCCGGCGCGACCTCGAGGGTGCCGCCGGTGGCGGGCATCTGGTCGCCAAAGGTGTAGGTGAGCTGGGCTTCGAGTGCGTTCATGGGGTGGGTCCGGGATTGACGTTAACGTAAACGTCATTTCTAATCGGCCCATTTTAGGCAGTGCCCCACGGGGCTGCTGTCGCCTCGGTATTCGAGAATTTTCTGATCATGGCCACCACCTACACCATCAGCGACCTGGCGAAGGAGTTTGACCTCACCACGCGGGCCATGCGCTTTTACGAAGACATGGGCCTGCTGCAGCCCGAGCGCTCCGGCCCGGGCGGGCGCAGCCGCGTGTACAGCGCGCGCGACCGCACCCGGCTCAAGCTCACGCTGCGCGCCAAGCGGCTGGGCCTGAGCCTGACCGAGGCGCGCGAGATCATCGACATGTACGACAGCCCGCGCGACACCGGGCCGCAGCTCAAGAAATTCCTGGCCGTGCTGGCCCAGCACCGCAAGGAACTGGAAGAGCAGATGGCCGACCTGCAGGCCAATCTGGATGAGGTCAGGGAGCACGAGAAGGAAGCCCGTGCCCTGCTGGCCCGGACGGCCAAAACCGCGAAATAGGCCATAATTGACGTTTACGTAAACGTCAATCAGGAGTGACGCATGGCCCAGACCGTGTTCGAGCCCAAAGACCCGGCCTTTGCGCAGCGGGTGCGCGACAGCTTTGCGCTGCAGGGCGCCATGGGCACGCTCGGCGCCACGCTGGGAGCGATCGAGCCCGGCCTGGTCGAGATTGAAATGGCCTGGGCCCCGGGCCTGACGCAGCAGCATGGTTTCCTGCATGCGGGCATGGTGGCCAGCGCGCTGGACTCGGCCTGCGGTTACGCGGGCTTCACCCTGATGCCGCCTGACGCCGGCGTGCTGACCATTGAATTCAAGATCAACCTGCTGGCGCCCGCCAAAGGCCAGCGCTTTCGCATGGTGGGCCAGGTCGTCAAGCCCGGGCGCACGGTGACCGTGACCGAAGGCCGCGCCTATGCCATCGACGACGGCCGCGAAAAACTCATTGCCACCATGGGCGCCACGCTCATGACCATCACCGGGCGCGACGACGTCAGGAACTAAGGAGACCCCCATGACCAATCTTCCAGGACTCAACTTCCAGCTGGGCGAAGACATTGACGCGCTGCGCGACACCGTGCGTGACTTCGCGCAGGCCGAGATCGCGCCGCGCGCCGCCGAGATCGACCGCAGCGACCAGTTCCCCATGGACCTGTGGCCCAAGATGGGCAGCCTGGGCGTGCTGGGCATCACCGTGAGCGAGGAATACGGCGGCGCCAACATGGGCTACCTGGCCCACATGATCGCCATGGAGGAAATCTCGCGCGCCAGTGCCAGCGTGGGCCTGAGCTATGGCGCCCACAGCAACCTGTGCGTGAACCAGATCAAGCGCAACGGCAATGACGAGCAGCGCAAGAAGTACCTGCCCAGGCTGATCAGCGGCGAGCATGTGGGCGCGCTGGCCATGAGCGAGCCCGGCGCGGGCTCCGACGTGATCAGCATGAAGCTCAAGGCGGAGGAGAAGGGGGGTTATTACCTGCTCAACGGCAGCAAGATGTGGATCACCAACGGCCCCGACGCCGACACCCTGGTGGTCTATGCCAAGACCGAGCCCGAGCTGGGCGCGCGCGGCGTCACGGCCTTCCTGATCGAAAAGGGCATGAAGGGCTTCAGCGTGGCCCAGAAGCTCGACAAGCTGGGCATGCGCGGCAGCCACACCGGCGAGCTGGTGTTCAACAATGTGGAAGTGCCGGCCGCCAACGTGCTGGGCGCGCTCAACGGTGGCGCCAAGGTGCTGATGAGCGGGCTGGACTACGAGCGCGCCGTGCTCACCGGCGGGCCGCTGGGCATCATGCAGTCGGTCATGGACAGCGTGGTGCCCTACATCCACGACCGCAAGCAGTTTGGCCAGAGCATTGGCGAGTTCCAGCTGATCCAGGGCAAGGTGGCCGACATGTACACCGTGCTGCAGGCCGGCCGGGCCTTTGCCTACACCGTGGCCAAGAACCTGGACCTGCTGGGCGTGGAGCATGTGCGCCAGGTGCGCAAGGACTGCGCCAGCGTGATCCTGTGGTGCGCCGAGAAGGCCACCTGGATGGCCGGCGAGGGCCTGCAGATCCACGGCGGCAACGGCTACATCAACGAATACCCGCTGGGCCGGCTCTGGCGCGATGCCAAGCTGTACGAGATCGGCGCAGGCACCAGCGAGATCCGCCGCATGCTGATCGGCCGCGAGCTGTTTGCCGAGACGATGTAGGCATTTGCAGGGCAAGCGAAAATACGACTTATGACCTCACCTACCGGCCCCTCCATTCAGGACCTCTTCGCCCACAACCGCGCCTGGGCCGCGGAAATGGAGCGCACGCGCCCCGGCTTCTTCAGCAGCCTGGTCAAACAGCAGACGCCCAAGTACATGTGGATCGGCTGCTCCGACAGCCGCGTTCCGGCCAACCAGATCGCCGGGCTGGACCCGGGCGAGGTGTTCGTGCACCGCAACGTGGCCAATGTGGTGGTGCACTCCGACCTCAACGCGCTGTCGGCCATCCAGTTCGCGGTGGACATGCTCAAGGTCGAGGACATCATGGTCGTGGGCCACTACGGCTGTGGCGGCGTGCTGGCCGCGCTCAACAACACCCGCGTGGGGCTGGCCGACAACTGGATTCGCCACATCCAGGATGTGCGCGACCGCCACCGCGACCTGCTGGACAACTGCCGGCCCGACCAGCGCGGCGACGCGCTGGTGGAGCTGAACGTGATCGAACAGGTCGTGAACGTCTGCGTCAGCACTGTCATGACCGACGCCTGGGCCAAGGGCCAGCAGGTGCGTGTGCATGGCTGGGCGTTCGGCGTTCACGACGGTTTGCTGCAGGATCTGAACATGACGGTGTCCGGCACCGAATCGATCGAGTCGGTGCACCGCTCGGCCGTTGCAGCGGTGGTGGCTGCGCGTAGCTGAGGCGCATCATGTTCCCCCAGCACCTGGACTCGCCGCAGGCCTACAGCATCGCCAAGGCGATGATGGACGGCTTCAATCGCCACTACCAGCTGTTTCGCACCGAATCGGCGCGGGCCAAGCACCGCTTCGAGACCGCCGACTGGCATGGCCAGCAGCGGGCGCAGCGCGAGCGCATCGAGTTCTACGGCCTGCGGGTCAAGGAATGCGTGAGCCGGCTCGAGAAGGAGTTCAAGGCCGGCAGCCAGCCCATGGAGGTCTGGCAGCAGGCCAAGCTGCATTACATCGGGCTGCTGGTCGATCACCACCAGCCCGAGCTGGCCGAGACCTTCTTCAACTCGGTCACCACCAAGATCCTGCACCGCACGCATTTCCAGAACGACTTCATCTTCGTGCGGCCCGCGGTCAGCACCGAGTACATCGAGAACGACGAGCCCGCGGCCCGGCCCACCTACCGGGCCTACTACCCCACGCGCGAGAACCTGCACGACACCATCATCCGGGTGATCGACAACTTCCAGCTGCGCCGCGAGTTCAGCAACCTGCCGCGCGACACCGGCTTTGTGCTCGATGCCTTCAACGAGCGGCTGGGCGAGGTCAAGCTGCGCGCCAACTTCCAGATCCAGGTGCTGACCAGCCTGTTCTACCGCAACAAGGGCGCCTATGTGGTGGGCAAGATCATCAACGGCTTCAACGAGGTGCCGTTTGCGCTGCCCATCCTGCACGGCCCCGACGGCAAGCTGCTGATCGACGCCGCGCTGTTCGGCGAGGACGAGCTGCTGGCGCTGTTCAGCTTTGCGCGGGCCTACTTCATGGTCGACATGGAGGTGCCCAGCGCCTACGTGCAGTTCCTTCGCTCGCTGATGCCGCGTAAGCCGCGCAACGAGATCTACAACGCGCTGGGCCTGGCCAAGCAGGGCAAGACCCTGTTCTACCGCGACTTTCTCTACCACCTCAAGCATTCGAGCGACAAGTTCCGCATCGCGCCCGGCATCAAGGGCATGGTGATGCTGGTGTTCGACCTGCCGTCGTTCCCCTATGTGTTCAAGCTCATCAAGGACTTCTACCCGCCGCAGAAGGACACCACGCGCGAGCAGATCCAGGGCAAGTACCTGCTGGTCAAGCAGCACGACCGCGTGGGCCGCATGGCCGACACGCTGGAGTACTCCGAGGTGGCCTTTCCGCGCGCGCGCTTCGACGAGGCGCTGATCGACGAGATCCGCCAGTTCGCGCCCAGCCAGCTCGAGATTTCCGACCGCGATGGCGATGGCGAGGAAGAGGTCATCCTCAAGCATGTCTACATCGAGCGGCGCATGATCCCGCTGAACATCTACCTGCAGGAAGCCTTCGACGCGCTGGGCAGCGACGCCGGCGATGACAAGGCCCAGGCCCAGATCGAGCGCGCCGTGATCGAGTACGGCAACGCCATCAAGGACCTGGTGGCCGCCAACATCTTTCCCGGCGACATGCTGTGGAAGAACTTTGGCGTCACGCGCAATGCCAAGGTCGTGTTCTACGACTACGACGAGATCGAATACATCACTGACTGCAACTTCCGCAAGGTGCCCGAGCCGCGCAACGAGGAAGACGAGATGAGCGGCGAGATCTGGTACAGCGTGGGCCCGCACGATGTGTTCCCCGAAACCTTCGGCCCCTTCCTGCTGGGCAACGACCGGGTGCGCGGGGTGTTCATGAAGCACCACGCCGACCTGCTCGACGCCGCGTTCTGGCAGGGCCACAAGGAGCGCATTGCCTCGGGCTATGTGCACGATGTCTTTCCCTACGACCCGCAGAAGCGGTTCCCCCCCCGGGCGGCGCCGGCCACGGCCTGACGCCCAGTGTCCATCCCCACTTTCAGGAGTACCCCCATGTCAGATTCCATCGTCATCGTCGGCGCGGCCCGCACCCCCATGGGCAGCTTCCAGGGCGACTTCAGCCCGCTGGCCGCGCACGACCTCGGCGGCGCGGCCATCCAGGCCGCCATGCAGCGCTCGGGCGTGTCGCCCGAGCTGGTCACCGAAGTGCTGTTCGGCAACTGCCTGATGGCCGGCCAGGGCCAGGCGCCGGCGCGCCAGGCCGCGTTCAAGGGCGGCCTGCCCAAGAGCGCGGGCGCGGTCACGCTCAGCAAGATGTGCGGCTCGGGCATGAAGGCCGCGATGTTCGCGCACGACATGCTGCTGGCCGGCAGCCACGACGTGATGGTGGCCGGCGGCATGGAGAGCATGACCAACGCGCCCTACCTCATGCTCAAGGGCCGCGGCGGCTACCGCATGGGCCATGACCGCATCTTCGACCACATGATGCTCGACGGGCTGGAAGACGCCTACGAAGCCGGCCGCTCCATGGGCACCTTTGGCGAGGAGTGCGCGGCCAAGTACAACTTCAGCCGCGAGGCCCAGGACGCCTTTGCCACCGCCAGCGTGCAGCGCGCCAAGGCCGCCACCGAGTCGGGCGCCTTCAAGGCCGAGATCACGCCCGTCACGGTCAAGAGCCGCGCCGGCGAAAGCGTGATCGCCATCGACGAAGGCCCGGGCAAGGTCAAGCTCGACAAGATCCCCACGCTCAAGCCCGCGTTCAAGAAAGACGGCACTATCACCGCCGCCAGCAGCTCCAGCATCAACGACGGCGCCGCCGCGCTGGTGATGATGCGCGAGTCCACGGCCCAAAAGGTCGGCGCCAGGCCGCTGGCGCGCATCGTGGCCCATGCCATGCATGCGCAGGAGCCCAACTGGTTCACCACCGCGCCCGTGGGCGCCACGCAAAAGGCGCTGGCCAAGGCCGGCTGGAGCGTCAAGGACGTGGACCTGTGGGAAGTGAACGAGGCCTTTGCCGTGGTGCCCATGGCGCTCATGGAGGAGCTCAAGGTGGGCCATGACATCGTCAACGTCAACGGCGGCGCCTGTGCGCTCGGCCACCCCATTGGCGCCAGCGGCGCGCGCATCATGGTCACGCTGATCCATGCGCTGCAGGCCCGCGGCAAGAAGCGCGGCCTGGCCACGCTGTGCATCGGCGGCGGCGAAGGCACGGCCGTGGCACTCGAGTTGCTATAAATTTCGTAGCTGATGGTGGCCGTCCCGCAAGGGCTACGGCCATTTTTTATCCTCAAACCAGGCGCCTGCCATGCTGTTGACCCCAGACCAGGAAATGATCCGCGACGCTGTGCGCGAATTCGCCAAGGCCGAACTCTGGCCGCACGCCCCGCAATGGGACCGGGAGCACCATTTCCCGGTGCAGGCGCACCAGGGCCTGGCCGCGCTGGGGGCCTACGGCATCTGCGTGCCCGAGGAGCTGGGCGGCGCGGGGCTGGACTACACCTCGCTGGCCCTGGTGCTCGAGGAGATCGCCGCGGGCGA encodes:
- a CDS encoding MerR family DNA-binding transcriptional regulator is translated as MATTYTISDLAKEFDLTTRAMRFYEDMGLLQPERSGPGGRSRVYSARDRTRLKLTLRAKRLGLSLTEAREIIDMYDSPRDTGPQLKKFLAVLAQHRKELEEQMADLQANLDEVREHEKEARALLARTAKTAK
- a CDS encoding PaaI family thioesterase, translated to MAQTVFEPKDPAFAQRVRDSFALQGAMGTLGATLGAIEPGLVEIEMAWAPGLTQQHGFLHAGMVASALDSACGYAGFTLMPPDAGVLTIEFKINLLAPAKGQRFRMVGQVVKPGRTVTVTEGRAYAIDDGREKLIATMGATLMTITGRDDVRN
- a CDS encoding isovaleryl-CoA dehydrogenase → MTNLPGLNFQLGEDIDALRDTVRDFAQAEIAPRAAEIDRSDQFPMDLWPKMGSLGVLGITVSEEYGGANMGYLAHMIAMEEISRASASVGLSYGAHSNLCVNQIKRNGNDEQRKKYLPRLISGEHVGALAMSEPGAGSDVISMKLKAEEKGGYYLLNGSKMWITNGPDADTLVVYAKTEPELGARGVTAFLIEKGMKGFSVAQKLDKLGMRGSHTGELVFNNVEVPAANVLGALNGGAKVLMSGLDYERAVLTGGPLGIMQSVMDSVVPYIHDRKQFGQSIGEFQLIQGKVADMYTVLQAGRAFAYTVAKNLDLLGVEHVRQVRKDCASVILWCAEKATWMAGEGLQIHGGNGYINEYPLGRLWRDAKLYEIGAGTSEIRRMLIGRELFAETM
- the can gene encoding carbonate dehydratase, with amino-acid sequence MTSPTGPSIQDLFAHNRAWAAEMERTRPGFFSSLVKQQTPKYMWIGCSDSRVPANQIAGLDPGEVFVHRNVANVVVHSDLNALSAIQFAVDMLKVEDIMVVGHYGCGGVLAALNNTRVGLADNWIRHIQDVRDRHRDLLDNCRPDQRGDALVELNVIEQVVNVCVSTVMTDAWAKGQQVRVHGWAFGVHDGLLQDLNMTVSGTESIESVHRSAVAAVVAARS
- the aceK gene encoding bifunctional isocitrate dehydrogenase kinase/phosphatase → MFPQHLDSPQAYSIAKAMMDGFNRHYQLFRTESARAKHRFETADWHGQQRAQRERIEFYGLRVKECVSRLEKEFKAGSQPMEVWQQAKLHYIGLLVDHHQPELAETFFNSVTTKILHRTHFQNDFIFVRPAVSTEYIENDEPAARPTYRAYYPTRENLHDTIIRVIDNFQLRREFSNLPRDTGFVLDAFNERLGEVKLRANFQIQVLTSLFYRNKGAYVVGKIINGFNEVPFALPILHGPDGKLLIDAALFGEDELLALFSFARAYFMVDMEVPSAYVQFLRSLMPRKPRNEIYNALGLAKQGKTLFYRDFLYHLKHSSDKFRIAPGIKGMVMLVFDLPSFPYVFKLIKDFYPPQKDTTREQIQGKYLLVKQHDRVGRMADTLEYSEVAFPRARFDEALIDEIRQFAPSQLEISDRDGDGEEEVILKHVYIERRMIPLNIYLQEAFDALGSDAGDDKAQAQIERAVIEYGNAIKDLVAANIFPGDMLWKNFGVTRNAKVVFYDYDEIEYITDCNFRKVPEPRNEEDEMSGEIWYSVGPHDVFPETFGPFLLGNDRVRGVFMKHHADLLDAAFWQGHKERIASGYVHDVFPYDPQKRFPPRAAPATA
- a CDS encoding acetyl-CoA C-acyltransferase, whose protein sequence is MSDSIVIVGAARTPMGSFQGDFSPLAAHDLGGAAIQAAMQRSGVSPELVTEVLFGNCLMAGQGQAPARQAAFKGGLPKSAGAVTLSKMCGSGMKAAMFAHDMLLAGSHDVMVAGGMESMTNAPYLMLKGRGGYRMGHDRIFDHMMLDGLEDAYEAGRSMGTFGEECAAKYNFSREAQDAFATASVQRAKAATESGAFKAEITPVTVKSRAGESVIAIDEGPGKVKLDKIPTLKPAFKKDGTITAASSSSINDGAAALVMMRESTAQKVGARPLARIVAHAMHAQEPNWFTTAPVGATQKALAKAGWSVKDVDLWEVNEAFAVVPMALMEELKVGHDIVNVNGGACALGHPIGASGARIMVTLIHALQARGKKRGLATLCIGGGEGTAVALELL